A stretch of Triticum aestivum cultivar Chinese Spring chromosome 1D, IWGSC CS RefSeq v2.1, whole genome shotgun sequence DNA encodes these proteins:
- the LOC123183315 gene encoding uncharacterized protein, which yields MVKLATAREARLYGPALAVRRWEYINAGAYMFGTLLLAAGLAALCASEGGVGATDAGLAVAGVALAVVAAVNAHDLGAHLAGVDCRVGLARFDPQLGIVEFLAPALHAAGCVLAIVGLALQLFSQGDKLERRAADALLAGAALWLLGSVLSSCQVYERADGRAQLLQSSVQVPVLLGSLLFLVAAALHRRREPTLPGERESESERWISLCGSVLWVAGALFNVLKVFVMHQSDAPRLEKLRGGAQERLARDREGRVPLVWRSAAQLR from the exons ATGGTGAAGCTGGCGACGGCGAGGGAGGCGCGGCTGTACGGGCCGGCGCTGGCGGTGCGGCGGTGGGAGTACATCAACGCCGGCGCGTACATGTTCGGCACCCTGCTCCTGGCCGCGGGGCTCGCGGCGCTGTGCGCGTCCGAGGGCGGCGTCGGCGCCACGGACGCCGGGCTCGCCGTGGCCGGCGTGGCGCTGGCGGTGGTGGCGGCCGTGAACGCGCACGACCTGGGCGCGCACCTCGCCGGCGTGGactgccgcgtcgggctcgcccGGTTCGACCCCCAGCTCGGCATCGTCGAGTTCCTCGCGCCCGCGCTCCATGCCGCAGGCTGCGTCCTCGCCATCGTCGGCCTCGCGCTGCAGCTCTTCTCCCAG GGCGACAAGCTGGAGAGGCGCGCTGCCGACGCGCTGCTGGCGGGCGCGGCACTGTGGCTGCTGGGCTCGGTGCTCAGCTCGTGCCAGGTGTACGAGCGCGCCGACGGCCGCGCGCAGCTGCTGCAGTCCAGCGTGCAGGTCCCCGTCCTCCTCGGCAGCCTGCtcttcctcgtcgccgccgccctccaccgccgGCGTGAGCCCACCCTGCCAGGCGAGAGGGAAAGCGAGAGCGAGAGGTGGATTAGCCTGTGCGGGAGCGTGCTGTGGGTGGCGGGCGCACTGTTCAACGTGCTCAAGGTGTTCGTGATGCACCAGAGCGACGCGCCGCGGCTCGAGAAGCTCCGCGGCGGCGCGCAGGAGCGGCTCGCCCGGGACCGTGAGGGCCGCGTGCCGCTGGTCTGGAGGTCGGCGGCGCAGCTGCGCTGA
- the LOC123183314 gene encoding pentatricopeptide repeat-containing protein At4g01030, mitochondrial-like — translation MAQAISLPALPTPHHHHHHHYAAPPSQRPSRGAYSPSLLRAESPISAALRAGDDSSFRDARLLVSLLRQCGDLLHGEGEKSPEAERTDIAAARRLAPQLHSLAVRAGHATREPHVACALADLLERLGRGASGRRLLAEGDGEDWKDAVLWNKQVAMLAEAGDWDGAIAAFREMRARGVAADGYACARALHACGRAGRRREGRAVHAHALRAGLVDAHPLVPGFLAGMYAEGADVAAATTVLLRTTGAGVVAWNAVIACCVRLGLVDDALELAGRMARDAETSAVAEPTLITWNTVLSGCARHGRDREALAVVGRMLEQGLSPDAATVSSLLKSVANSGFLGHGTEVHGFFLRHGLAPDAYTGTALVDMYAKCGRLDLAQRVFDGLEHRNLATWNSLVAGHANAGQFDRALELVETMKRHRLDPNVTTWNGLITGYAMNGLSSQAMLLLRQIKAAGVAPNVVSWTSLISGSCHSGDYQGSFTFFSEMQQDGVQPSLVTMLVLLRACAGLALLNKGKELHCFALRRAYDGEVVVSTALVDMYAKAGSLTSAKRVFGRVQGKNLVCCNAMLTGLAVHGQAHEAAALFHDMWRSGLKPDGITFTALLTACRSMGLVTEAWEYFDNMEAKYGVAPTAEHHACMVDLLARRGYLDEAMAFIERSPGEPGASSWGALLTGCAIHGNLDLAESAARHLFRLEPHNSANYLAMMSLYEQHRMFDEAESLKYAMKARGVDARPGWSWTQAGRSVHVFEVDGGSPPHPETPEIYGEMSRLVSQIRMVGYVPDTGCIAYDVPEEEKERLLLCHTEKLAVVYGLIRSDKSRAPVRVVKNTRMCRDCHEVIKHVSALCGRQIILRDASRFHHFVDGKCSCDDYW, via the coding sequence ATGGCGCAGGCCATCTCCCTCCCGGCGCTCCCCactccccaccaccaccaccaccaccactacgccGCGCCTCCCAGCCAGAGACCCTCGCGTGGAGCCTACTCGCCGTCACTCCTCAGAGCCGAGTCCCCCATCTCCGCCGCGCTACGAGCCGGGGACGACTCTTCGTTCCGCGACGCCCGGCTCCTCGTCTCCCTGCTGCGCCAATGCGGCGACCTGCTCCACGGCGAGGGCGAGAAGTCTCCGGAAGCGGAGCGCACCGATATCGCGGCGGCCCGGAGGCTCGCGCCGCAGCTGCACTCACTGGCCGTGAGGGCGGGCCACGCGACGCGGGAGCCGCACGTGGCGTGCGCGCTCGCGGACCTGCTCGAGCGGCTGGGCCGTGGGGCGTCTGGCCGGAGGCTTCTGGCCGAGGGGGACGGCGAGGACTGGAAGGACGCGGTGCTGTGGAACAAGCAGGTGGCGATGCTGGCGGAGGCGGGGGACTGGGACGGCGCGATCGCCGCGTTCCGGGAGATGCGGGCGCGCGGGGTGGCCGCCGACGGGTACGCGTGCGCGCGGGCGCTGCACGCGTGCGGCCGAGCCGGGCGACGGCGGGAGGGGCGGGCCGTGCACGCGCACGCGCTCCGGGCCGGGCTCGTCGACGCGCACCCGCTCGTGCCCGGGTTCCTCGCCGGCATGTACGCCGAGGGCGCCGACGTGGCGGCGGCGACCACGGTGCTGCTGCGGACGACCGGCGCTGGCGTCGTCGCGTGGAACGCGGTGATCGCGTGCTGCGTCCGGCTCGGGCTGGTGGACGACGCCTTGGAGCTCGCGGGGCGCATGGCGAGGGACGCCGAGACGTCGGCGGTGGCTGAGCCCACGCTGATCACCTGGAACACCGTGCTCTCCGGCTGCGCGCGCCACGGCCGCGACCGGGAGGCGCTCGCCGTCGTCGGGAGGATGCTGGAGCAGGGCCTGTCGCCGGACGCCGCCACCGTGTCCAGCCTGCTCAAGTCGGTGGCCAACTCGGGGTTCCTCGGCCACGGCACGGAGGTCCACGGCTTCTTCCTCCGGCACGGCCTCGCGCCGGACGCGTACACGGGGACGGCGCTGGTGGACATGTACGCCAAGTGCGGCCGCCTCGACCTCGCGCAGAGGGTGTTCGACGGATTGGAGCACCGGAACCTGGCCACCTGGAACTCGCTCGTCGCGGGGCACGCGAACGCCGGGCAGTTCGACAGGGCGCTGGAGCTCGTGGAGACCATGAAGCGGCACCGGCTCGACCCGAACGTGACCACCTGGAACGGGCTGATCACCGGGTACGCCATGAACGGGCTGAGCTCGCAAGCGATGCTGCTGCTCCGGCAGATCAAGGCCGCCGGCGTGGCGCCCAACGTGGTCTCCTGGACCTCACTGATCTCCGGGAGCTGCCACAGCGGCGACTACCAGGGCTCATTCACCTTCTTCTCCGAGATGCAGCAGGACGGCGTCCAGCCGAGCCTGGTCACCATGCTGGTCCTGCTCCGGGCCTGCGCCGGCCTCGCCCTCCTGAACAAGGGCAAGGAGCTGCACTGCTTCGCGCTGCGGCGAGCCTACGACGGCGAGGTCGTCGTCTCCACAGCGCTCGTCGACATGTACGCGAAGGCCGGGAGCCTGACGAGCGCCAAGCGGGTGTTCGGCCGGGTCCAGGGCAAGAACCTGGTGTGCTGCAACGCGATGCTCACCGGGCTGGCCGTGCACGGGCAGGCGCACGAGGCGGCGGCGCTGTTCCACGACATGTGGCGGTCGGGGCTGAAGCCGGACGGCATCACCTTCACGGCGCTGCTCACCGCCTGCCGATCCATGGGCCTGGTCACCGAAGCCTGGGAATACTTCGACAACATGGAGGCCAAGTACGGCGTGGCGCCGACGGCCGAGCACCACGCCTGCATGGTCGACCTGCTGGCTCGCCGCGGGTACCTCGACGAGGCGATGGCCTTCATCGAGCGGTCGCCGGGCGAGCCCGGGGCGAGCTCGTGGGGCGCGCTCCTCACCGGCTGCGCCATCCACGGCAACCTGGACCTCGCGGAGTCCGCGGCGAGGCACCTCTTCAGGCTGGAGCCGCACAACTCGGCCAACTACCTGGCGATGATGAGCCTGTACGAGCAGCACCGGATGTTCGACGAGGCGGAGAGCCTCAAGTACGCCATGAAGGCGAGAGGCGTGGACGCGAGGCCGGGGTGGAGCTGGACGCAGGCCGGGCGGAGCGTCCACGTCTTCGAGGTCGACGGCGGGTCGCCGCCGCACCCGGAGACGCCGGAGATATACGGCGAGATGAGCCGGCTGGTGTCCCAGATCAGGATGGTGGGGTACGTGCCGGACACCGGCTGCATCGCCTACGACGTCCCCGAGGAGGAGAAGGAGCGGCTGCTGCTCTGCCACACCGAGAAGCTCGCCGTCGTCTACGGGCTGATCCGGTCGGACAAGAGCCGGGCGCCCGTTAGGGTGGTCAAGAACACCAGGATGTGCAGGGACTGCCATGAGGTGATCAAGCACGTTTCGGCTCTGTGTGGGCGGCAGATCATTCTTCGTGATGCTTCTCGGTTCCACCATTTCGTCGACGGCAAGTGCTCCTGCGACGACTACTGGTGA